A window of the Halobacterium hubeiense genome harbors these coding sequences:
- a CDS encoding DUF63 family protein codes for MVLPSGFAPPPLPYLVAVAAAVLAVGWLLVRESPPVTDRTVLAFAPWMAFGSTLYVCFQLGVFPDAVAPFFGSPTVYASTFAAAGVTWLVARRTARPLVALASVGGALTVFPAAAAVNYGLANGTLTLAWPLAAVAAAAVLGRVAWWVVERLRPTDAAAVGGAGALAVFAHVLDGTSTAVGVDVLGFGEQTPLSAAIMHFAADLPTASVLGVGWLFVLVKTVLGAAVVLLLAEYVREDPAEGNLLLAVVTAVGLGPGAHNVLLFVAANPAGF; via the coding sequence ATGGTCTTGCCCTCGGGGTTCGCGCCGCCGCCGCTCCCGTACCTGGTCGCCGTCGCTGCCGCGGTGCTGGCGGTCGGGTGGCTGCTCGTCCGCGAGTCGCCCCCCGTCACCGACCGCACGGTGCTGGCGTTCGCGCCGTGGATGGCGTTCGGCTCGACACTGTACGTCTGCTTCCAGCTCGGCGTCTTCCCGGACGCCGTCGCGCCCTTCTTCGGCTCGCCGACCGTCTACGCCTCGACGTTCGCCGCCGCGGGCGTGACGTGGCTCGTCGCGCGCCGCACCGCCCGCCCGCTGGTCGCGCTCGCGAGCGTCGGCGGTGCGCTCACCGTTTTCCCCGCGGCCGCGGCAGTCAACTACGGTCTCGCGAACGGCACGCTGACGCTGGCGTGGCCGCTGGCCGCCGTCGCCGCCGCCGCGGTTCTCGGGCGCGTCGCGTGGTGGGTCGTCGAGCGACTGCGGCCTACAGACGCCGCCGCGGTCGGCGGCGCCGGCGCGCTCGCGGTGTTCGCGCACGTCCTCGACGGCACCTCCACCGCCGTCGGCGTGGACGTACTCGGGTTCGGCGAGCAGACACCGCTGTCGGCCGCCATCATGCACTTCGCCGCCGACCTCCCGACCGCCTCGGTGCTCGGCGTCGGCTGGCTGTTCGTCCTCGTGAAGACCGTCCTCGGCGCCGCCGTCGTCCTCCTGCTCGCCGAGTACGTCCGCGAGGACCCCGCCGAGGGCAACCTCCTGCTCGCCGTGGTCACCGCGGTCGGGCTCGGCCCCGGCGCGCACAACGTCTTGCTGTTCGTCGCCGCGAATCCCGCAGGGTTTTAG
- a CDS encoding methyl-accepting chemotaxis protein, which produces MSDRIDGRLERFLPDRLRRSYSLKFNALLLAVVLVLAAAGGVVHLQTQETVGADTEADVSGIADQQAAALNDWVSQKQATTRFIANDFEGDDANASARLERTFATLPTDVYSIHYVDSAAGDVLASTDDDLAGSTVSPDDAPWLSTLREGVGDVALSEPYEAGSEPVVAFSTPVGESGRAVVLTASLADRSQSFNSPEATGDVKVVGGDGDVVFDNRNRALLEPYTTSDGTLPSGVETAREGDTTFAVVSERTGMDDGNYATAYTPVVGTNWVLAYHVPRGDAYALQSQVTTSVAALVVIALVGVAAVGLTVGRRTSNALEAVADRANAIAAGRLDADLPETRRVDEVGQLVGSFRSMRSYLRTAADQADALAAQKFDDDVLDEDLPGSFGNSLSEMHERLKTLITDIETARADAEQTREEAERLNDELEATADAFSEEMAAAADGDLTRRLDPDADSEEMQAIADAFNEMMDDLEGTIQRVRDIADAVDDSSRDVATSAGEIRNASEQVSDSVQGISASAETQRENLDEVGDEVTSLSATVEEIAASADDVAATVDEAAAEGERGAEQAEAAMAELDRIEATADDAIERVEALEDAVSSIGEVTDVITDIADQTNMLALNANIEASHADTDGDGFAVVADEVKSLAEETKDSAAEIADLVESVRGEVDDTVEDMHELGERVNTGSETIDDALSSLDDIVERVETANTSVQSINEATDEQAASTEEVVTMTDEVKDLSDQTAEEAQDVSAAAEEQTASVTQVADRASDLEDRVEELNDLLGQFEVRGE; this is translated from the coding sequence GTGAGCGACCGCATCGACGGCCGCCTCGAACGCTTCCTCCCCGACCGGCTGCGCCGCAGCTACTCGCTGAAGTTCAACGCCCTCCTGCTGGCGGTCGTCCTCGTGCTCGCGGCCGCCGGCGGCGTCGTCCACCTCCAGACCCAGGAGACCGTCGGCGCCGACACGGAGGCCGACGTCTCCGGCATCGCCGACCAGCAGGCCGCCGCGCTCAACGACTGGGTGAGTCAGAAGCAGGCGACCACGCGGTTCATCGCCAACGACTTCGAGGGCGACGACGCGAACGCCAGCGCGCGCCTCGAACGCACGTTCGCGACGCTCCCGACGGACGTCTACTCCATCCACTACGTCGACTCGGCGGCCGGCGACGTCCTCGCCAGCACGGACGACGACCTCGCCGGCTCGACGGTCTCGCCCGACGACGCGCCGTGGCTGTCCACGCTCCGCGAGGGCGTCGGCGACGTGGCGCTCTCCGAGCCCTACGAGGCGGGCAGCGAGCCCGTTGTCGCGTTCTCGACGCCCGTCGGGGAGTCCGGGCGCGCGGTCGTGCTGACCGCGTCGCTGGCCGACCGCTCGCAGTCGTTCAACTCCCCCGAGGCGACCGGTGACGTGAAAGTCGTCGGCGGGGACGGCGACGTCGTCTTCGACAACCGCAACCGCGCGCTGCTGGAGCCGTACACGACCAGCGACGGCACGCTCCCGAGCGGCGTCGAGACCGCCCGCGAGGGCGACACCACGTTCGCCGTCGTGAGCGAGCGCACCGGCATGGACGACGGCAACTACGCCACCGCGTACACGCCCGTCGTCGGCACGAACTGGGTGCTCGCGTACCACGTGCCGCGCGGCGACGCGTACGCGCTCCAGTCGCAGGTCACCACGAGCGTCGCGGCGCTGGTCGTCATCGCGCTCGTCGGCGTCGCCGCCGTCGGGCTGACCGTCGGGCGCCGCACGTCGAACGCGCTCGAAGCGGTCGCCGACCGCGCGAACGCCATCGCGGCCGGCCGCCTCGACGCCGACCTCCCCGAGACCCGCCGCGTCGACGAGGTCGGCCAGCTCGTCGGGTCGTTCCGCTCGATGCGGTCGTACTTGCGGACGGCCGCCGACCAGGCGGACGCGCTCGCCGCACAGAAGTTCGACGACGACGTCCTCGACGAGGACCTCCCGGGGTCGTTCGGCAACTCCCTCTCGGAGATGCACGAGCGCCTGAAGACGCTCATCACGGACATCGAGACCGCGCGCGCCGACGCCGAGCAGACCCGCGAGGAGGCCGAGCGCCTCAACGACGAACTGGAGGCGACCGCCGACGCGTTCAGCGAGGAGATGGCGGCCGCGGCGGACGGCGACCTCACGCGGCGCCTCGACCCGGACGCCGACAGCGAGGAGATGCAGGCCATCGCGGACGCGTTCAACGAGATGATGGACGACCTCGAGGGCACCATCCAGCGCGTGCGGGACATCGCGGACGCCGTCGACGACTCCAGCCGGGACGTCGCGACGAGCGCGGGCGAGATTCGGAACGCGAGCGAGCAGGTCAGCGACAGCGTGCAGGGCATCTCCGCGAGCGCCGAGACGCAACGCGAGAATCTCGACGAGGTCGGCGACGAGGTGACGTCGCTGTCCGCGACCGTCGAGGAAATCGCCGCCAGCGCCGACGACGTCGCCGCGACCGTCGACGAGGCGGCCGCGGAGGGCGAGCGCGGCGCCGAGCAGGCCGAAGCCGCGATGGCGGAACTGGACCGCATCGAGGCGACCGCCGACGACGCCATCGAACGCGTGGAGGCGCTGGAGGACGCCGTCTCCTCCATCGGCGAGGTGACCGACGTCATCACGGACATCGCCGACCAGACGAACATGCTCGCGCTGAACGCGAACATCGAGGCCAGCCACGCCGACACCGACGGCGACGGGTTCGCGGTGGTCGCCGACGAGGTCAAGAGCCTCGCGGAGGAGACCAAAGACTCCGCCGCGGAAATCGCGGACCTCGTAGAGTCCGTCCGCGGCGAGGTCGACGACACCGTCGAGGACATGCACGAGCTCGGCGAGCGCGTGAACACGGGCAGCGAGACCATCGACGACGCGCTGTCATCGCTCGACGACATCGTCGAGCGCGTCGAGACCGCGAACACGAGCGTGCAGTCCATCAACGAGGCGACCGACGAGCAGGCCGCCTCCACGGAGGAGGTCGTCACGATGACCGACGAGGTCAAGGACCTCAGCGACCAGACCGCCGAGGAAGCACAGGACGTCTCCGCCGCGGCCGAGGAGCAGACCGCCTCGGTCACGCAGGTCGCGGACCGCGCCAGCGACCTCGAAGACCGCGTCGAAGAGCTCAACGACCTCCTCGGCCAGTTCGAGGTGCGCGGCGAGTAG
- the deoC gene encoding deoxyribose-phosphate aldolase — MNREDLAARIDHTVLGPETTPADVERVVEEADEYGMNVCIPPCYVADVRSYAPDDLTVATVVGFPHGQHATEAKADEARVAHEDGADELDVVTNVGRLKAGELDAVREDLEAVVDATPLPVKVIIETPLLDDAEKRDACQAAKDAGADMVKTATGFSDGGATVPDVELMSEYLPVKASGGVGDYADAQAMFDAGAERIGASSGVNVVETFDE, encoded by the coding sequence ATGAACCGCGAGGACCTCGCCGCGCGCATCGACCACACCGTGCTCGGCCCCGAGACGACCCCAGCCGACGTCGAGCGCGTCGTCGAGGAAGCCGACGAGTACGGGATGAACGTCTGCATCCCGCCGTGTTACGTCGCCGACGTGCGCAGCTACGCCCCCGACGACCTCACGGTCGCGACCGTCGTCGGGTTCCCGCACGGCCAGCACGCCACCGAGGCGAAAGCTGACGAGGCGCGCGTCGCCCACGAGGACGGCGCGGACGAACTCGACGTCGTGACGAACGTCGGCCGCCTGAAGGCCGGCGAACTGGACGCCGTGCGCGAGGACCTCGAAGCGGTCGTGGACGCCACGCCGCTCCCGGTGAAGGTCATCATCGAGACGCCGCTGCTCGACGACGCGGAGAAACGCGACGCGTGTCAGGCCGCGAAGGACGCGGGCGCGGACATGGTGAAGACCGCGACCGGGTTCTCCGACGGCGGCGCGACCGTGCCGGACGTGGAGCTGATGAGCGAGTACCTCCCCGTGAAGGCCAGCGGCGGCGTCGGCGACTACGCGGACGCGCAGGCGATGTTCGACGCGGGCGCCGAGCGCATCGGCGCCTCGTCGGGCGTGAACGTCGTGGAGACGTTCGACGAGTAG
- a CDS encoding WD40/YVTN/BNR-like repeat-containing protein — translation MPLLAAFPDRVLSFDGSLQTVRSGAVQCLDAGPFGVYCGTGNGVYRQSDADPTEWTRVADVGDVTAFAVHESGVWAGTEPSAVFHAPDGETFAECGGLTDLPSSDDWAFPPRPSTHHVRWLEPTANALYVAVEAGALVRSPDRGETWRDRVPAGPYDTHSMATHGDRPDLAYAAAGDGFYVTEDGGDSWRTEEAELDRTYCWSVACDPGDPERVLVSAADGPRSAHDTGTASSAVFRKAGVDADWERCDGLPGPNGLLASALAATGPGEAVAATNRGLFETDDWGASWTEIDTEWPAKLESERPRGLVAR, via the coding sequence ATGCCACTCCTCGCGGCGTTCCCCGACCGCGTGCTCTCGTTCGACGGCTCCCTCCAGACGGTTCGCTCCGGCGCCGTGCAGTGTCTCGACGCCGGCCCCTTCGGCGTCTACTGCGGGACCGGCAACGGCGTCTACCGCCAGTCCGACGCCGACCCGACAGAGTGGACGCGCGTCGCCGACGTCGGCGACGTGACCGCATTCGCCGTCCACGAGTCGGGTGTCTGGGCGGGGACCGAGCCGAGCGCGGTCTTCCACGCGCCCGACGGCGAGACGTTCGCGGAGTGCGGCGGTCTCACCGACCTCCCCTCCAGCGACGACTGGGCGTTCCCGCCCCGTCCCTCCACCCACCACGTCCGCTGGCTCGAACCCACGGCCAACGCCCTCTACGTCGCCGTCGAAGCCGGCGCGCTCGTCCGGTCGCCGGACCGCGGCGAGACGTGGCGGGACCGCGTGCCGGCGGGGCCGTACGACACGCACTCGATGGCGACGCACGGCGACAGGCCGGACCTCGCGTACGCGGCGGCCGGCGACGGCTTCTACGTCACCGAGGACGGCGGCGACTCGTGGCGCACCGAAGAAGCGGAACTGGACCGCACGTACTGCTGGAGCGTCGCCTGCGACCCCGGCGACCCCGAGCGCGTGCTCGTCTCCGCCGCCGACGGGCCGCGCAGCGCACACGACACCGGCACCGCCAGCAGTGCGGTCTTCCGCAAAGCGGGCGTGGACGCCGACTGGGAGCGCTGTGACGGCCTCCCGGGACCGAACGGCCTGCTCGCGTCCGCCCTCGCAGCGACCGGGCCCGGGGAAGCCGTCGCGGCGACGAACCGCGGGCTGTTCGAGACCGACGACTGGGGCGCGTCGTGGACCGAAATCGACACCGAGTGGCCGGCTAAATTGGAATCTGAGCGCCCGCGTGGGCTAGTCGCGCGCTGA
- a CDS encoding ribose 1,5-bisphosphate isomerase, whose product MLAPEVETTAEDIAEMEVRGAATIARAAAEALEAQARDSDADAPAQFREELRAAARRLRNTRPTAVSLPNALRYVLNEVEGDTVAALRASTIEAAERFRDQLDRAQDDLGAIGANRLRDGDTIMTHCHSTDALACVEAALDDGKEIEAVVKETRPRKQGHITAKQLREWDVPVTMVVDNAARRYLDDVDHVLVGADSIAADGSVVNKIGTSMLAVSARERGVPVMVAAQTLKLHPDTLTGHTVEIEMRDETEVLSDEERAEVGDVDVENPAFDVTPPRYVDAIVTERGQFPPESVVTLMREQYGEGTSEPWAEE is encoded by the coding sequence ATGCTCGCACCGGAGGTCGAGACGACCGCCGAGGACATCGCGGAGATGGAAGTCCGGGGTGCCGCGACCATCGCGCGCGCCGCCGCGGAGGCGCTGGAGGCGCAGGCCCGCGACAGCGACGCCGACGCGCCCGCACAGTTCCGCGAGGAACTGCGGGCGGCCGCGCGCCGCCTGCGGAACACCCGCCCCACGGCGGTCAGCCTGCCGAACGCGCTCCGCTACGTGCTCAACGAGGTCGAGGGGGACACCGTGGCAGCCCTCCGCGCGTCCACTATTGAGGCCGCCGAGCGGTTCCGCGACCAACTGGACCGCGCCCAGGACGACCTCGGCGCCATCGGCGCAAACCGCCTGCGGGACGGCGACACCATCATGACGCACTGCCACTCCACGGACGCGCTGGCGTGCGTCGAGGCCGCCCTCGACGACGGCAAGGAAATCGAGGCCGTCGTCAAGGAGACCCGTCCCCGAAAGCAGGGCCACATCACCGCCAAGCAGCTCCGCGAGTGGGACGTCCCGGTGACGATGGTCGTGGACAACGCCGCGCGGCGCTACCTCGACGACGTCGACCACGTGCTCGTCGGCGCGGACTCCATCGCCGCCGACGGCTCCGTCGTCAACAAGATCGGCACCAGCATGCTCGCGGTCTCCGCCCGCGAGCGCGGCGTCCCCGTGATGGTCGCCGCGCAGACGCTGAAGCTCCACCCGGACACGCTCACCGGCCACACCGTCGAAATCGAGATGCGCGACGAGACAGAAGTCCTCAGTGACGAGGAGCGCGCCGAGGTCGGCGACGTGGACGTCGAGAACCCCGCGTTCGACGTGACGCCACCGCGGTACGTCGATGCCATCGTCACGGAGCGCGGGCAGTTCCCGCCCGAGAGCGTCGTCACGCTGATGCGCGAGCAGTACGGCGAGGGCACCAGCGAGCCGTGGGCGGAGGAATAA
- a CDS encoding ABC transporter substrate-binding protein: protein MHQVSRRGWLAATATALTGGAGCLGLGGSDEPVTVGSLLPLSGEGTLATFASHHERAIDAAVADVNAAGGIHGRTVVHQPADTAADPETAADAYQSLVDDGAVAIVGAVLSSVTTSLADRPAEDGVLMLSPSSTSPSLASAGRTDDAKFFGRTCPNDRQQAAAMAKILDDARYADADDATVLYVDDAFGGALVEGLESATDTTVRATVPFAPSDPSPETRVSAALSGDPDAVVFVGTPGPSAAVLDELVSADYDGDVVVSAGMSVDATDDDYAGVYTPSVASARTVGTQRLQRELSDLQPLMAYTTNAYDAAMLAALAGERADDVSSTAIAQSLRAVAGGTGHSVSVGQFDRASTLFDAGREVNYRGASGGVDLQPNLEPLSSYLVERVQSGSVQTLELLQRSYFGGDGE from the coding sequence ATGCACCAAGTCAGTAGGCGCGGGTGGCTCGCCGCGACGGCCACCGCGCTGACCGGCGGCGCGGGCTGTCTCGGCCTCGGCGGCAGCGACGAGCCCGTGACCGTCGGCTCGTTGCTCCCGCTCTCCGGCGAAGGAACGCTCGCGACGTTCGCGTCCCACCACGAGCGCGCAATCGACGCCGCCGTCGCAGACGTCAACGCGGCGGGCGGCATCCACGGGCGCACCGTCGTCCACCAGCCAGCCGACACCGCCGCGGACCCCGAGACCGCCGCGGACGCCTACCAGTCGCTGGTCGACGACGGCGCGGTCGCCATCGTCGGCGCGGTCCTCAGCAGCGTCACCACGTCGCTGGCCGACCGCCCCGCCGAGGACGGCGTGCTGATGCTCAGTCCGTCCAGCACCAGCCCCTCGCTGGCGTCCGCCGGCCGCACCGACGACGCCAAGTTCTTCGGCCGGACGTGCCCGAACGACCGCCAGCAGGCCGCCGCGATGGCGAAGATTCTCGACGACGCCCGGTACGCCGACGCCGACGACGCCACCGTCCTCTACGTCGACGACGCGTTCGGCGGCGCGCTCGTCGAGGGCCTCGAGAGCGCGACCGACACCACCGTCCGCGCGACGGTCCCGTTCGCGCCCTCTGACCCGAGCCCCGAGACCCGCGTCAGCGCCGCACTCAGCGGCGACCCCGACGCGGTCGTCTTCGTCGGGACGCCCGGCCCGTCGGCCGCCGTGCTGGACGAACTCGTGAGCGCGGACTACGACGGCGACGTCGTCGTCAGCGCCGGCATGTCCGTGGACGCGACCGACGACGACTACGCCGGCGTCTACACGCCGTCGGTGGCGTCCGCGCGCACCGTTGGCACCCAGCGGCTCCAGCGCGAGCTCTCGGACCTCCAGCCGCTGATGGCGTACACGACCAACGCCTACGACGCCGCGATGCTCGCGGCGCTGGCCGGCGAGCGCGCCGACGACGTCTCCTCGACGGCCATCGCGCAGTCGCTGCGCGCGGTCGCCGGCGGCACCGGCCACTCCGTGAGCGTCGGCCAGTTCGACCGCGCGAGCACGCTGTTCGACGCCGGCCGCGAGGTGAACTACCGCGGCGCCTCCGGCGGCGTCGACCTCCAGCCGAACCTCGAACCGCTGTCGTCGTACCTCGTCGAGCGCGTCCAGTCCGGGAGCGTCCAGACGCTGGAGTTGCTCCAGCGGTCGTACTTCGGGGGTGACGGCGAGTGA
- a CDS encoding carbohydrate kinase family protein gives MVRVVAAGHVNWDVTLRVDALPEPDGEARIVSQRRSGGGSAANAAVALAGFDVDTGLVGSVGDDENGLLARRELDRVGVDLDGLRVVEDAETSVKYLVVDGDGEVMVLGNDGANEAVAPADVDADYVRDADHVHLTSQRPETATRLAELATEAGATVSFDPGRRLDERDYAATIERCDVLFVNDREALEVLEEDATYAESEVGDRVVVVKHGAAGATVHTPDASFEHPGFDVDPVDTTGAGDAFAAAFIAVLLDHPDDYERALEFANACGALAARAEGARTAPTYPEVEAFLDRQF, from the coding sequence ATGGTTCGTGTCGTCGCCGCCGGCCACGTCAACTGGGACGTCACGCTCCGCGTCGACGCCCTCCCCGAGCCCGACGGCGAAGCCCGCATCGTCTCCCAGCGCCGCTCCGGGGGCGGGAGCGCCGCCAACGCCGCGGTCGCGCTCGCGGGCTTCGACGTCGACACCGGGCTCGTCGGGAGCGTCGGGGACGACGAGAACGGCCTGCTCGCGCGCCGCGAACTCGACCGCGTCGGCGTCGATCTCGACGGCCTCCGCGTCGTCGAGGACGCCGAGACGAGCGTGAAGTACCTCGTCGTGGACGGCGACGGCGAGGTGATGGTCTTGGGCAACGACGGCGCCAACGAGGCCGTCGCGCCCGCGGACGTCGACGCCGACTACGTCCGCGACGCCGACCACGTCCACCTCACCAGCCAGCGCCCCGAGACCGCCACCCGCCTCGCCGAACTCGCCACCGAGGCCGGCGCCACGGTCTCGTTCGACCCCGGCCGCCGCCTCGACGAGCGCGACTACGCGGCGACCATCGAGCGCTGCGACGTCCTCTTCGTCAACGACCGCGAAGCCCTCGAAGTACTGGAGGAGGACGCCACGTACGCCGAGTCCGAGGTCGGCGACCGCGTCGTCGTCGTGAAACACGGCGCGGCGGGCGCGACCGTCCACACGCCCGACGCCTCCTTCGAACACCCCGGCTTCGACGTCGACCCCGTGGACACCACGGGCGCCGGCGACGCCTTCGCCGCCGCCTTCATCGCCGTCCTCCTCGACCACCCCGACGACTACGAGCGCGCGCTGGAGTTCGCCAACGCCTGCGGCGCGCTCGCGGCGCGAGCCGAGGGCGCCCGCACCGCGCCCACGTACCCCGAAGTCGAGGCGTTCCTCGACCGGCAGTTCTGA